The Pirellulales bacterium genomic sequence GGCGTGGTGCGTTTACGGGTCTCGATTATGACCAGGTAATCAACACCGACGAGGCGCGACAATTGCTCGACGACGGGCGGCTGCCGCAAGTGGGCGCCTTGGCAAGCGTGGGTTCTTACAACCCACCGGGTACGGCCTGGTTGATTGTGCCAGGGATGCTAACGAAGAATCCTCAGTTTTATGAGCGAATAGGCGCCGTAGGCCTGGGAGCACTGACGCTCTTAGGTCTGTGGCTGCTCACCCGTACCTGTGCCGATGACCGCACGGCGGCGCTCGTCGTCATACTCTACGCGTTTTCTGCGCTGGGTTTATTCTTTGCAACGTCGCTGTGGCCGCGCGCGAAGCCCGGCGCCTATGTGTGGATGGCGTATTTCATTTTGTTATGGGCTACGCGACGCCAATCGCGTTACCTGGCTGCCAGTTTGATCGTTTATTCGCTCGGGCTATTGGTGTTCCTCGAAATGGCGCCGGCGCTGCTGGCAATCCTACTGGTGTGGCTGGTTTATCGGCCACCAGTGCGAGTGGGTGCAGTGGCCATAGCCGCCTTGGTCTCCGGTGTCATTTGGGCGCCACACCTGGCGTTCGAGGCACGGCGCAATTTCAGCGATTTGACAGGACAGGTGCTGCTGGTCAATTTGTTTCCCGATACGAACAGCCATCTAGCGGCCTACGGCGAGGCGCTTGGTACCTGGAATGCCTCCCAGCATGCATTGGGGGACTTTGCGCCGAAGGTCAGCGAAGTTCCGCCTGGTTCCTGGGGGCAAAAGGCGAAGAAGCTTTTCTTTCGCGGATTTCACTTCGTCCAAAATCTCGTTGCATTGCTGCTCTACGAAAATCCTTTGGGGCTGATCGCGATTCCTATTTTCTTGCTTCCACTCGTGGCCTGGGGCAGTCGGATATGCCATTTACCGCAGCGGATGCAATCGCGACGAGAGATTTCCTGGCTCGGGATGGTCGTCTTGGTAATGGCCGTAATTGCCAACCAGAAAACGGCCGAGATGCTCATGGGCCGAAGTCTGGACGGAGGCGAGGCCGCCAAGATCTGGCTCGTTGAGGGAGTGATTGCGCTCGTCGGGATAGCACTTGTTTGCCGAAAGCTGACGGCACGATCGCTTAATTGTGTCGAGCGTTTTTTTGCCCCTGTTTCGACGCCGCAAGACGCCCAAGCGTTGCAAATCGTATTTTTGTGCTTTGTCGGCCCCTGGCTTGGCCTATCTCTTGTCGCGGGCCTAGTAAAATACTGCTGGTGGTTGTGGGGATTGCAGGTCGTGATGTTGGGTGTCGGAGCATCCTATATCCCCCGACGGTGCGGCTGGCCGCACTGGAGCGTTGTCTTAGTGGAAACGCTGGCGGTCGTCAGCATTGTCTGCAACGCGGCCACGTTCCATCGGGCCGGTGCCTGGCGGATGGATGGACTTGCCGGCGCCGTGCCGCCCATTGTGCAGGCCGCCGACGCCCTGGCTGAGCAATTCCAGGCGGCCGATCATTCGCCCGATGTGCCGATCGGCTATCAGTTGTTTTTCAATGGTTACGAACTGCTGGGACACGGTTTGGACACGCGTTACAAAATTGGCGCGCCGCTTGATCAGTATTTCGCCGAGCGATATGGCATCATCAACCAGCGCGACAATGCGGAGGGATTCTCGGGGGATGACTTGTACCGGATCGTCGAAACAGTACCGCGGCCGAGCAAGCTAAATCGATTCCGATTTAACGATGCCGCGGAATTCGAGCGGCTCAAGCAGTTCGACCACTACCAACTTTGGAAGCGGAAAGTCGCGCCCCTCGGTGCCGACGCCGCAACTCCTGCCAAATCTGCCCCGTGAAGCACCTGACGGGTGCGGACTGCATTCCACCTGCCAAGCCACACGCTCAAGCTGGCTTGGGCGCCATGCGGCTGATGCGCACGTGATTGTCGAAGTGCGCGGTCACGACTTGCACGCCGTCGCGATGCAGGTCCATATCGCGGGCTGTGTTGGGCATCTTGAAGCGGGAAAACTCTTTGTCCTGGTCCGACTTGAAGAACAACAGCAACGGATCGGTTCCGCCGCAGCCGACCAATAAGAATCCCTCCGGATGATAAACGGCGCGCCAGGCGATGGTCTTGGCATCGGGCGCGTGGGAGATGCGCGGTTTGGCCGAATCCCAGTCGAATTCCATGATGAGGGGATCTTGCACGGCACCCAGCGGATTGGTCGCTTTGTGCAGGCCCGAACAGGCCAACGACTTACCGTCGGGCGAAAGTGCCATGCTGCGCACGCCTCCGTAGTTCACCGCCTGGCCTTTCTCGTACGTGTGCAGTTCCTTGGCATCGAACGTGCGTAACAGTTTGGCTGTGGATAATTCCCACTGATGCACTTGCCCTAGCAGGTCGCCCGAGAGCAGCCATTGTCCCGCGGGATGAAATTGCACGCTGAACACGTTAGCCGCGTGGCCAGAGAGCGTTTGCGTGAGAGTGCCGTCCGCAGCCTTCCACAGCTTTACCAGGTTGTCGTTGCCGCCGGTGGCAATGAGTTGCCCATCGGGGCTGACGGCCAAGCATCGCAGCCAACCGGTATGAGCCTCGATCGATCGAGCCGGCTCGGGTTTGTCGACCGTGGCGGGCCACCACACGAGTCGCCCTTCGTAGCCGCCTGAATACAATGATTGGCCGTCGGGGGAAAAACCGAGCGCGCGAACCCAGCTCGAATGGCCCGTCAGCGAGACATTCGTCCCGCTCCCAATTTCCCAGCGCTGCACGGTCATATCTTGGGCGCCGGCGAACACGAAACGTCCCGTCGGGTCGAAACGGCACGATACGAACGGGCACGAGTATTTCCATTCGATCGCGACGTGCGTCTGCGCGGGATCAGCTTTCTGCGGCACCGGCTCGCTCATGCCAGCAACTCCTTGATCGCCGAGGAAGCGGGATCAGCCACCGGCATGGGTCGGCCGCCAATATCAAAGGAATCGGTCGGGTCGAGCCCCACCGCGGTCAGATACGTGTGGAACAATTGGGCGTGGTCCACCTGATGTTCTGCGACTTCGGTGCCATTGGCGTTTGTTTTGCCAAAAGCGCCGCCATGTTGCACTCCGCAGCCAGCCACCAGCACGCTCCAAGCGGCAGACCAGTGATCGCGCCCATAGAAGTGATTGATCCTGGGCGTGCGGCCAAATTCACTCAGTACAACGATCAGCGTACTGTCGAGCATACCACGATCCGCCAGATCGGCCACGAGCGCCGCGAACGAGCGATCGAATTCTCCCACTTGCTCGAGATGGAAATCGAAGTTTTCGTTGTGCGTGTCGTAGTTGGAATGGCTGACCTGAACGAACGTGGCCCCGCCAGACAACAATCGCCGGGCCAACAAGCAGTGCCGGCCGAGGTCGTACGTGCCGTAGCGTTCGAGGTCTTGAGGCGGTTCCTTGCTGACGTCGAACAGATCGCGCTCGCCCATCAGCCGCTGAGCCTGCTCATAGCTGTAGGTATAGGCATCGGTTTGCGCCGTGCGGCGGCGCGACAGAAAACGATCGTCTGCGTGGCGACGCAGCAGGTTCCGCTGTTCGTCAGCGGCCGGCGTCAGCGCGGCGTCGCGGGCACTATTAGCCGGCGGGTTACCATTGCCCAATACGACACTCGCAAATCGCGGCCCGAGATACGCGGCGTCTTCGCTGCGGCCTCCTCCTCCGCCAGGAGTAATGCGAATGTGACCCGGAACGGCGCTATCCTGCGGCGCCAGCGCTTTAGCGGTTACGGCCCCCAGTGAAGGGTAGTCGGCCGCCGGCGTCTGACGGCGCCCTGTCGTCATCATGTAGGCGCCTTTGCCATGGTCGTCCTCTTTCGTGTTCACGCCGCGGACAATCATCAGGTGCTGCATCTGCTGGGCGACATGCGGTAGCAACTCCGAGATATGGACACCGGGCACCGACGTCGGAATGGCGCGAAATGGTCCGCCTGTATCAGTGCCGGGCTTAGGATCCCAGCTTTCCAACTGGCTCAGACCGCCGTGCATGTTGAAGCACAGGATGCGTTTTTGTTTGTTGGCCAGCTGCTCGGCCGTTGCCGGCCGGGTGAGGGCGCCCAAACCGCCGACTATCACGCCGCTGCCCACCGCAAGTTGCCCCAAAAAGCGACGTCGCGCCAACAGGTGCTCGGACGAGTGGCAAGCATAGGTACAGCGCATGGAGGAATCCTCCCTCTCTCAGTGATTGAAGCGGAACTCGGCAGCGGAAAATAGCGCCCACTCCAGCTCTTGCAACGCGGCCGGTCGATCGGCTGCACGGTTGGCGAGATAATTCGTCACCTCGGCCGACTCCATGGCAGTCGGCAAACGCGACAGCACAGTCAAATACAGCTCGATTGCAGTCTCTGATGGATCAGTTAGCTTGACCAGCCGATCGGTGAGATTGCCGTCGGCCGGTGCGAGCCACGAGCGCACCTGCCCGCCATTCGCAAGAAATAACGCCTGGTCGACCGTCGCCTGAAAGCTCTGTTGCGGCTGGCCGGGCCCGGCGGCAAATAGCGATACAAATACTCGGACCGAGGGCTGGAGCTTATCGTTCAGCGCTTGATCGATCTCGCGCGTCCTGGCTGCTTGAGCCGCCTTGTCGGGCGTGGGGTGGTTCTTTTGCCATTCCGCCTCAACGCCTGCCCGCTCTCGGTCGACAACGCCCGAGGCCTGCATGATGCTCCGGGCGAGCTGTTCGGGCGTGAGGTGCTTGAGGACAGCCACCGCACAGCGAACGCTGGTGCGGTCGATCACTCGTTTTCGCAGCTCGTCAACTGCTGCCAGATCGGCATCGACTTTTTGCTGTGCGGCGGCGACGGCTTGCTCGGCTAGGGTCGCGTGTTCGGCAAGTTTCGAGTGCTGCTCTGTCGCGGTGTTGACAGCTTGTTGCGCGGCTGAGGTTTTCACGATGGCCGACTTGGAGACGGTCTCCTGCTCGGCGACCGCGGCTTGGGTCGTTTTCATCTCTGCGTCGAGCTCGTCCACCTTGGTCTTGAGCGATTGGACCGCCTGAGCCAGGTCGCCGGCCGAGGGTAGCTTCTGCTGGGCAAGCTCGGTCTTTGATAGTGCTTCCTTTACCGCGTCGAGCGTCGATTGCTTATCGGCTTGCTGCTTGCGAGCCGCCTCGACGGCAGCAGCGGCCGCGGAGGACGCTTGTTGGGCCGTGGCGAAGGTTTGGTTGTTGCGGTCCATTTCGATCTGGAAGTTGGCAAGCGATTGGCGGGCCTCGACCCGCGCGGCCTCGGTAGTAACCGCCGCGGTGCGCGAAACATCGACTAACGCCAGCGCCTTGGAAAAGCCAACCACCGTTTTCGCATCCTCGATGCGTCCGACGATCGCGGACTGAGCAATCCTGTCGTCGCGTGCTTGTACGTCGGCCGCCTTGGCTTGCGTGAGCAAAGCGGTGACTTGCGCTTGCAATGGCTCCAGTCGGGGCGCGATTGCCGCAAGCGCTTGTTGGGCGCCAGAAAGTTGCTCGGTCGTGGCTTTTACCGCGGCAGGACCATCGGCAACGGCCTTGGTGAGTGTCGCTACTTCAACGGTCAATTGATCGGTGCGGGCCTTAAGTTTGGTGGCGGCCTCGACGAGTTCCTTGTCGTCTGCGAGCTTCTGTGCCGCCTCGGCCGTCTTAGCAGCGGCCTCGAAGAGCAGCCTGGCAGCGTCCTCTTTACCGGGCAGGGCATTCTGAGCGGAAGTGAATGTGGCGACAGCCGCATCGGCGTTCTTCTTCGCTTCCGCGGCCGCGATTTGCGCTTTGGCGTGTTCCTCCTGTACTGGCGCAGCCGCGGTGCGCGCCGCGGATAGCTCGGCGCCAATCTTCGCGGCCGCCTTCTGCGAAGCGTCGGCAATGGTGTCTAATCGCGCCCGTTCGTCTTCCCACATCGCGAGCTGTGGTTCGAGCTGGGCACCTCGACTGGGAAGGTCGCTCGGCAAATCGATTGAGCGGGCATAGATTCTTGTTCGCGCCATTTCAGTTAAGAGCGCCTTGACGTCGTACTTCATCGCCGGGAATGCGTCGGCCAAGAGCGCGAGCACGGCGGGATGCGAAGGTGGATTGTCGCTGTGGTGCAGATCCACCGGGTCGACCAATCCGCGGCCCATCAGGTGGGCCCACAGCCGGTTGACGATAGCGCGGTCGAATGATCTGTGGCGGCCCGAAGTCAACTCCGTGGCCAACTGCGCGCGGCGGCTGTATTTGGGGATAGGGCGTACGCCGTCGGCCGGAGCGACCGTGTATTCTTCACCTTTGTTGAAGGTGGGCTCAACCATGGGCTGGCCGCCGGGGATCTGCGGCAGGGCGGTCCCTTTGCGCGACGCGTCGAAGACCGACTGGTAGTTGACGTCACCATCGGCTTTCTCGGCGAAGAAGACCTTCTTTTCCTTGTCGGTGAACAAGACGCTGCGGTTGAAGAACGCGTACAGCCCCTGGTAGTCGGCCTGATAGTAGTCCGAGATGATGGGATGATCGTGGCACTGGGCGCATTGCAAGTCCATGCCCAGGAAGATGCGACCCACGTCGCGCGCGAGCAGGTTGGCTTCTCCTTCGCGGTCGAGATAAAAGCGTGCCGGCGCGCGCTGCGCCGCGTCGACTCCGTCAGCCGAGAGGATCTCGCGGACCAACTGATCGTACGGTTTGTTGGCCGCGATCGATTCGTACAGATAGCGTTGCCAATCAGCGATCGGCACGTTCTTCTCTGGCCGGCGTTCCATCAATGACACATCGAACACCGTGGCCATGTGCCGGGCATAATCCGGGCTCGCCAGCAAACGGTCGATTAACCTGGTACGTTTGTCGGGCGTCGGATCGTCGGCAAATGCCCGGGCTTCAGCGGTCGAGGGGATGCGACCCATCAGATCCAGTGACGCCCGGCGGAGAAACTCGGCGTCGGTGGCGGGCAGAGCGAGCGGCACCAACTGATCGGCCTCGATCAGCCGATCGATTTGCTCGTGCAATGCGTCATCGGCCCGGGCCAGCCGGACTGTGCCTGAAACAAGACACAGCGCCAGAAGCACCGACGCAGCCGGGGCCGCGCAGCGTCCGAAGGAGGGAATTACGTGTTCCGCGGGGCGGGGCATGCGAACTCCTCCGCGACCGTGATTCCGCAGAGCGTCCTAACTCCACGGTGGGTCGCCCGACGTATTGCCGGGCGGCAGGGCAGGCAGGGGGGTGTCTTACGGTACGTGGCATCCCGGGCGAGCGATGCCGTCGATCGGGCAGGTCTTTGTGGCTGGTCGTTCTCAACGCGCGCGGCAGCTAGTCAGCAAACGCCGCAACGCATCAATTACGATGCATGAGTATCCCAAATCCGAGTTGCCAATTGCAAGCAAATATTCCAATGATTCGCTCGAAAGCGCGCAGAAGTCAGCCCCGATGCTTTCGTGCTATCTCATGGCATGGCCTGGATTTGCAAATACTTCCGGTTGGCGATCAGCGCGCTGCGGCTACTGGAACGTCGGGGTGGGCTGCCCTTCGTCACGCGTCAGCAAGCAACGGATCACGCGGAAATCGATGTTCTCTGCCAGGAATTGGGCGCTGCCGTCGCACAAGAGCACGTGCGCGCCGCCTGGGTGCAGGCTGAATATCTCGCCGTTGGGCCCGCAATCCCCGCTACTCCACAGGCAATTAGTCGGTCCACCGACAGGCACGCTATTGTTGTTGATGATGTTTTTGCTTAAGGCGTTGCTCGAGGGGCCGGATACGTTGATGCTCTTGTCCGGTTCAGCCCAGCGATTCGTGGCGCGATTGGAAATGGTCCCGTAGGTCGGATCTGTGATCTGTTGATCCGCATTGTTGCCCGGCCCCCAGATCGGGTCCTGACTTCCGCCGCCGACATTCGGAAAAACCGTCAGGAAGTTGATGGGGTTGTCTTCCGCGACCATGATGGTCTGGCTTGTGCCGTCGGTGATTTGCGCCATGTAGGTGCTGCCCAGCCCGAGAGCACCCGGCATTTGCGTGGCGCCATTGGGCAAGCCGGTGGTCGGATCGATTGACGTTCCGACTGTCGGCGAGTAATCAGCTTGGGCGTATCCCTGAGGGTCGTCATTAATCAGTCCGTTTGACGGGCAGATGAAACCCGGCACGGGGGTTTTGGCAGCCACCTGATTGTTCGGGGCGCGCTTGTCGTTATAGGCATACGTGTAGTTGATCAGGGCTGCTATTTGCGATTGCTCGATGTAGGGAAGCAAGTACGCGTACGTGCCTTGGACGTCGAAGCCGGTGGCGAAAACGCCAGGTTGGCCTGGCACTGCCTTGGAACCCTGGCCACCGGTGGGGAGAACGCCGCGGGCCGACTCGAAGTTCTGCAGAGCCAAGCCTAGCTGCCGCAGATTATTCTTGCATTGCGACTTGCGAGCCGCTTCGCGGGCGGCTTGCACGGCCGGCAGCAGCAAGCCGACCAAAATGCCAATGATTGCAATGACGACGAGTAACTCAACTAGCGTAAAGCCCTCGCGTCGCTTGTAGGAACTGTAGGAACGGTCGTGTGTGGATTTCATGGCTATTCCTCCGTCTCGTGTGGATGTGGGTCGCGGGGAGTGCTCGTAGCGCTACGCTCCGTGCCGTGATCTGAACCACGACGCCGATGAAGCGCCAGCGGGCGTACCGGCGGTAGGCCGGTTGCTCGTCGACCGGTTGGTGCGAAATCCGCTGCACCCCTGGTAAGGCATGCAGAATCCTCCGCGTTGCAGGTAGGACCGTCAAAACCCAGCGGGCTTGGCGGCATGCACACCCGTCGTCTGCCGCAAGCGGGGCAGGGCGGGTGCATCTCGGGGCAGGTGTGGCCCCCGGTGGGCCACCGTCGTTAGGGCGGGTCGGCTGCCAGCGTTTGGCGCTGCTGGCGAGATAATCGCCATTGCATCAAAACATCAGCAACCGTGCATGAGTGATACAAATCAACGGATGCGAATGCAAGATAAAAGCCCGCCACTGCCGAATGGCAAACGAACTTACGAACAGCTACTGACGATGTATGTCGTTGTCATGAAAAGCTTAAGGACGGACTTCAAAGGTCCTAAGAATTTTGACGGTCGCGCCGTACCGGGTCCTGCATAGTGGCTCGAACCTCAGAAAATGCACCCTGACAGGTGCAGTGCGGCATTCGGCGTGAGCCGCTTCTGCCGCACCTCAGTCCCAGGGCTGATTCAGGCTTGGTCCACGGGCGTACCGGCGCATTTTGATGGCCAACCGACTGCCGCAGCCGGGAGCGATGCGCACGGTGAAGGTTGGGCCGTCGACCGGCGTGCTTGTTCCTGAAAGGTCGACTGTCGTCACGCGATGCTCTCCATAAGCGCCCCCCTGCACGACGATCGAATGCGGGCGAAGCGTGTCGACATTGACCAATGTCACAGTGGCCTCGTCGGCCGAGAGCGACTCGACCAGCGCAGCTACACCTTCGGGCAGCCCAGGACGACGCGCTGCGGGATCGAAATAACGCAGCCGCGCATGCAGCAGACCGGCGACATGCCCCGGGTAAAG encodes the following:
- a CDS encoding WD40 repeat domain-containing protein; translation: MSEPVPQKADPAQTHVAIEWKYSCPFVSCRFDPTGRFVFAGAQDMTVQRWEIGSGTNVSLTGHSSWVRALGFSPDGQSLYSGGYEGRLVWWPATVDKPEPARSIEAHTGWLRCLAVSPDGQLIATGGNDNLVKLWKAADGTLTQTLSGHAANVFSVQFHPAGQWLLSGDLLGQVHQWELSTAKLLRTFDAKELHTYEKGQAVNYGGVRSMALSPDGKSLACSGLHKATNPLGAVQDPLIMEFDWDSAKPRISHAPDAKTIAWRAVYHPEGFLLVGCGGTDPLLLFFKSDQDKEFSRFKMPNTARDMDLHRDGVQVVTAHFDNHVRISRMAPKPA
- a CDS encoding DUF1549 domain-containing protein, whose protein sequence is MPRPAEHVIPSFGRCAAPAASVLLALCLVSGTVRLARADDALHEQIDRLIEADQLVPLALPATDAEFLRRASLDLMGRIPSTAEARAFADDPTPDKRTRLIDRLLASPDYARHMATVFDVSLMERRPEKNVPIADWQRYLYESIAANKPYDQLVREILSADGVDAAQRAPARFYLDREGEANLLARDVGRIFLGMDLQCAQCHDHPIISDYYQADYQGLYAFFNRSVLFTDKEKKVFFAEKADGDVNYQSVFDASRKGTALPQIPGGQPMVEPTFNKGEEYTVAPADGVRPIPKYSRRAQLATELTSGRHRSFDRAIVNRLWAHLMGRGLVDPVDLHHSDNPPSHPAVLALLADAFPAMKYDVKALLTEMARTRIYARSIDLPSDLPSRGAQLEPQLAMWEDERARLDTIADASQKAAAKIGAELSAARTAAAPVQEEHAKAQIAAAEAKKNADAAVATFTSAQNALPGKEDAARLLFEAAAKTAEAAQKLADDKELVEAATKLKARTDQLTVEVATLTKAVADGPAAVKATTEQLSGAQQALAAIAPRLEPLQAQVTALLTQAKAADVQARDDRIAQSAIVGRIEDAKTVVGFSKALALVDVSRTAAVTTEAARVEARQSLANFQIEMDRNNQTFATAQQASSAAAAAVEAARKQQADKQSTLDAVKEALSKTELAQQKLPSAGDLAQAVQSLKTKVDELDAEMKTTQAAVAEQETVSKSAIVKTSAAQQAVNTATEQHSKLAEHATLAEQAVAAAQQKVDADLAAVDELRKRVIDRTSVRCAVAVLKHLTPEQLARSIMQASGVVDRERAGVEAEWQKNHPTPDKAAQAARTREIDQALNDKLQPSVRVFVSLFAAGPGQPQQSFQATVDQALFLANGGQVRSWLAPADGNLTDRLVKLTDPSETAIELYLTVLSRLPTAMESAEVTNYLANRAADRPAALQELEWALFSAAEFRFNH
- a CDS encoding DUF1559 domain-containing protein, translated to MKSTHDRSYSSYKRREGFTLVELLVVIAIIGILVGLLLPAVQAAREAARKSQCKNNLRQLGLALQNFESARGVLPTGGQGSKAVPGQPGVFATGFDVQGTYAYLLPYIEQSQIAALINYTYAYNDKRAPNNQVAAKTPVPGFICPSNGLINDDPQGYAQADYSPTVGTSIDPTTGLPNGATQMPGALGLGSTYMAQITDGTSQTIMVAEDNPINFLTVFPNVGGGSQDPIWGPGNNADQQITDPTYGTISNRATNRWAEPDKSINVSGPSSNALSKNIINNNSVPVGGPTNCLWSSGDCGPNGEIFSLHPGGAHVLLCDGSAQFLAENIDFRVIRCLLTRDEGQPTPTFQ
- a CDS encoding glycosyltransferase family 39 protein, translating into MIAEIGSNLPSVPSPVYRAGTNGRAQLLALFGALTSLVFVSQGWRGAFTGLDYDQVINTDEARQLLDDGRLPQVGALASVGSYNPPGTAWLIVPGMLTKNPQFYERIGAVGLGALTLLGLWLLTRTCADDRTAALVVILYAFSALGLFFATSLWPRAKPGAYVWMAYFILLWATRRQSRYLAASLIVYSLGLLVFLEMAPALLAILLVWLVYRPPVRVGAVAIAALVSGVIWAPHLAFEARRNFSDLTGQVLLVNLFPDTNSHLAAYGEALGTWNASQHALGDFAPKVSEVPPGSWGQKAKKLFFRGFHFVQNLVALLLYENPLGLIAIPIFLLPLVAWGSRICHLPQRMQSRREISWLGMVVLVMAVIANQKTAEMLMGRSLDGGEAAKIWLVEGVIALVGIALVCRKLTARSLNCVERFFAPVSTPQDAQALQIVFLCFVGPWLGLSLVAGLVKYCWWLWGLQVVMLGVGASYIPRRCGWPHWSVVLVETLAVVSIVCNAATFHRAGAWRMDGLAGAVPPIVQAADALAEQFQAADHSPDVPIGYQLFFNGYELLGHGLDTRYKIGAPLDQYFAERYGIINQRDNAEGFSGDDLYRIVETVPRPSKLNRFRFNDAAEFERLKQFDHYQLWKRKVAPLGADAATPAKSAP
- a CDS encoding DUF1501 domain-containing protein, which encodes MRCTYACHSSEHLLARRRFLGQLAVGSGVIVGGLGALTRPATAEQLANKQKRILCFNMHGGLSQLESWDPKPGTDTGGPFRAIPTSVPGVHISELLPHVAQQMQHLMIVRGVNTKEDDHGKGAYMMTTGRRQTPAADYPSLGAVTAKALAPQDSAVPGHIRITPGGGGGRSEDAAYLGPRFASVVLGNGNPPANSARDAALTPAADEQRNLLRRHADDRFLSRRRTAQTDAYTYSYEQAQRLMGERDLFDVSKEPPQDLERYGTYDLGRHCLLARRLLSGGATFVQVSHSNYDTHNENFDFHLEQVGEFDRSFAALVADLADRGMLDSTLIVVLSEFGRTPRINHFYGRDHWSAAWSVLVAGCGVQHGGAFGKTNANGTEVAEHQVDHAQLFHTYLTAVGLDPTDSFDIGGRPMPVADPASSAIKELLA